From the genome of Thermaerobacter marianensis DSM 12885:
GCGGAGCCGCCGGGACTTTTTGTTGCTGAATGATATCATTCTGATAGAACCCGCCGGATGGCTGGCCGGCCGGACGGTGGCCGGGTCGGCCCTTCGCGGGCCGGGGGGCCGCCATCCACCGGTGAGGGGTGCAGCCGGCGGACCGGCAGACCGGCGGACAGGAGGGACAGGGGATGAAGGAGACCCGGGCGTGGGCGCTACCCGGCATCGTGGGACTGGTGCTGGCGCTGGCGCTGGGTGGGGCCGCGGTGTACCTGTTCATCCGCGGGGTGTCGGCGCTGGAGAGCGGTGCGGTGCCGGTGCTAGGCCACGGCGGCGTCGACGTGACGGCCGGTGTCCTCGCGCTGATCGCGGCCATCATCGTCGCGTCGGGCATGTTGATCGTCCAGCCCAACTACTCCCGGTCGGTGGTGTTCCTGGGCCGGTACCTGGGGACCCTGCGGGAGCCCGGCTGGTGGTGGACGGTGCCCTTGACCAGCCAGCCGGCCGTCTCCCTGCGGGTGCGCAACTTCGAGAGCGAGAAGATCAAGGTCAACGACCTGCGGGGGAACCCGATCCAGATCGCCGCCGTGGTGGTCTGGCGGGTGGTGGATGCGGCCCGCGCCCTGTTCGAGGTCGACAAGTACGAAGAGTTCGTCAAGATCCAGAGCGAGACGGCCCTGCGCCACATCGCCAGCCAGTACCCCTACGACACCTTCGAGGATCACAGCGCGACCTCGCTGCGCGAGAACACCGACATCGTGTCCCAGGCTCTGGCCCAGGAGCTGCAGGAGCGCCTGGCGGTGGCCGGGGTCGAGGTGCTGGACGCCCGCCTGACCCACCTGGCCTACGCGCCGGAGATCGCCCACGCCATGCTGCAACGGCAGCAGGCTGAGGCGGTGGTGGCGGCCCGGGCGAAGATCGTGGAAGGGGCCGTGGGCATGGTGCAGATGGCCCTGGCGGAACTGCAGCGCCACGGCGTGGTGGAACTGGACGACGAGCGCCGGGCCGCCATGATCAACAACCTGATGGTGGCCATCGTCGGGGAGCGGGCGGCGCAACCGGTGATCAACACCGGCACGCTGTACTGAGAGACCGTACCGCCTCCCCGCTGGCTGCGGGTGGGGACGTCCCGGGGACCGGGCCGGCGCGCTCCCGGCGGCGGGCGGTGTGGTGCGCGGTGGAGGCGGTCCGTTCCGGACGAACCGGCACGGGGGCAAGCCGCAAGGGGGCGATGCACGCCGCAGAGGTGGGCTTTAGCTTGCAGCCCGGCAGCGGGGCGGCGGTACGCCGCCCCGCCGGCATGACGCCCGCCTCGGGACGGGAACGGGAAGTGACGCTCGTGCCAGAGA
Proteins encoded in this window:
- a CDS encoding SPFH domain-containing protein; protein product: MKETRAWALPGIVGLVLALALGGAAVYLFIRGVSALESGAVPVLGHGGVDVTAGVLALIAAIIVASGMLIVQPNYSRSVVFLGRYLGTLREPGWWWTVPLTSQPAVSLRVRNFESEKIKVNDLRGNPIQIAAVVVWRVVDAARALFEVDKYEEFVKIQSETALRHIASQYPYDTFEDHSATSLRENTDIVSQALAQELQERLAVAGVEVLDARLTHLAYAPEIAHAMLQRQQAEAVVAARAKIVEGAVGMVQMALAELQRHGVVELDDERRAAMINNLMVAIVGERAAQPVINTGTLY